In Melitaea cinxia chromosome 4, ilMelCinx1.1, whole genome shotgun sequence, a single genomic region encodes these proteins:
- the LOC123669915 gene encoding splicing factor YJU2, with amino-acid sequence MSERKVLNKYYPPDFDPSKIPRMKLAKNRQYTVRLMAPFNMRCATCGEYIYKGKKFNARKEDVENEDYLGIRIYRFYIKCTRCLQEISFKTDPKNTDYEIEAGATRNFMALKLAEEQAKREEEEQKEEEANNPMKLLEYRTEQSRQEIELLESLEELKELNRRQRTIDYESMLKQYQPETAEERKAREEKEDNEFIKSIKFNNAGKHKIVTEEIIEDVQDTDEPKVKTAKVEILPKTSTDSKRNESWNRSIGVLSKKSPLVNLVKKKAVEVKCEKQEAPDSQSVKEISSVNESAVKSKPPASGLSLLANYSGSDSDSQ; translated from the exons ATGTCTGAAAGAAAAGTTTTAAAT AAATACTATCCTCCAGACTTCGATCCGTCGAAGATCCCTCGTATGAAATTAGCAAAGAACCGCCAGTATACGGTTCGTTTGATGGCCCCTTTCAACATGCGATGTGCTACATGTGGAGAGTACATTTATAAGGGAAAAAAGTTTAACGCGCGCAAAGAAGACGTTGAGAATGAAGATTATCTCGGAATAAGGATATACAGATTCTATATAAAA TGCACCCGTTGTTTGCAAGAAATATCATTCAAGACAGATCCAAAGAACACAGACTATGAGATAGAAGCGGGGGCTACTAGAAACTTCATGGCTCTGAAACTAGCAGAAGAACAAGCAAAGCGGGAAGAAGAGGAACAGAAAGAGGAAGAAGCAAATAATCCTATGAAATTACTCG AATACAGGACCGAACAGTCCAGGCAAGAAATTGAATTGTTGGAAAGTCTTGAGGAATTAAAGGAGCTTAATAGACGGCAACGCACCATTGACTATGAGAGTATGTTAAAGCAATACCAGCCAGAGACTGCTGAGGAACGGAAAGCCAGGGAAGAAAAGGAAGACAACGAATttataaa gTCAATCAAATTCAACAATGCAGGAAAACATAAAATTGTAACAGAGGAAATAATAGAAGATGTCCAAGACACTGATGAACCGAAAGTTAAAACTGCAAAAGTAGAAATATTGCCTAAAACGAGCACCGACTCTAAAAGAAATGAGTCATGGAATAGAAGTATAGgagttttatcaaaaaaatcacCTTTAGTTAATCTTGTGAAGAAAAAAGCAGTCGAAGTTAAGTGTGAAAAACAAGAAGCACCAGATTCTCAAAGTGTCAAAGAAATATCTTCAGTTAATGAAAGTGCTGTAAAAAGTAAACCTCCTGCATCAGGACTTTCATTGTTGGCGAATTATTCTGGCAGTGATAGTGACTCGCAGTGA